GCCCGCTAGGCCGGTTTGCGGCGGCGCGCAGGGGCGTTTGCGGCGCGAACTGTCTCCCCGCGAGACGAACTTCATGCGGCGGTTGCTTGCAGCCGCAAAGCGTCGCAGGCGCTGCGCGTTGTCCTGTCAATTGCCGCGACGATTGCGGCTACTCTGGGGAGAAATTGACGCATTTCGCATGTCACCCCCGGTGAGTTCGCCATGTCGATCCCTTCCGCCGTCGAGCGTTCACTTTCCGTCTTTCCCGCCGGCTGCAACGGCGAGTTCAATCTCCCGCCTCGCCTGTCGAAAGTGATCGTCCGAGGCGCCGGGTGCGAGCTGTGGACCAGCGACGGCGAGCGAATGATCGACTTCTCAATGGGATGGGGATCCGTGCTGCCAGGCCACGCTCACCCGGAGGTCGTCGAGGCCGTTCGCGAGCAAGTCGGCCGCGGAACCAATTTTTCTTACGTAACGGACGCTTCGCTCCAACTCGCTGAAGAGATTCTGGCGGTCAGTCCGGCCTGCGATCAGATTCGCTTCGCCGCCTCGGGGACCGAAGCGACGATGTACTGTTTGCGGCTTGCGCGAGCGTTCACAGGCCGGCCGAAGATTCTCAAATTCGAAGGCGCTTACCACGGGTCGCACGACGTCGGCGTCGTCAGCCTGTTTCCGAGCGATCCCCCTGAGTTTCCGCAGTCCGTCAGCTCATCGGCTGGCATCGAGCCGGGTGCGGGCGAAAACACGCTGGTGGCTCCGTTCAACGACCTAGAGAAGGTCGCAGAAATTCTAGAACGCCACGGCCATGAAATCGCCGGCGTCATCGCCGAGCCGTTTCAACGCTGCATTTCGCCGCTGCCAGGCTTTCTCGCAGGGCTGAAGCAATTGGTGCACCGTGCCGGAGCGTTGCTGATCTTCGACGAAGTAGTGACCGGGTTTCGACTCGCCTACGGCGGCGCCCAGGAGTACTACGGCGTCATTCCCGACCTGGTTGCTTACGGCAAAGCGCTTGGCGGCGGGCTGCCGATCGGGGCCTACGGCGGCCGACGCCAGATCATGGAGCAAGTTTGCGAGGACCAACTCGGCCAGTCGGGCTACGTGTGGACTGCGTCAACGCTGGGCGGCAATCCGGTCTCGACGGCGGCGGCCAGCGCGGCGTTGTCGCTCTATCGCAGCGA
This sequence is a window from Lacipirellula parvula. Protein-coding genes within it:
- a CDS encoding aspartate aminotransferase family protein; this translates as MSIPSAVERSLSVFPAGCNGEFNLPPRLSKVIVRGAGCELWTSDGERMIDFSMGWGSVLPGHAHPEVVEAVREQVGRGTNFSYVTDASLQLAEEILAVSPACDQIRFAASGTEATMYCLRLARAFTGRPKILKFEGAYHGSHDVGVVSLFPSDPPEFPQSVSSSAGIEPGAGENTLVAPFNDLEKVAEILERHGHEIAGVIAEPFQRCISPLPGFLAGLKQLVHRAGALLIFDEVVTGFRLAYGGAQEYYGVIPDLVAYGKALGGGLPIGAYGGRRQIMEQVCEDQLGQSGYVWTASTLGGNPVSTAAASAALSLYRSEGVYARLHRLGAYLRRNMASVLAEQGVKAQILGDGPIAQVAFTDVTPRDYRTSRHLDARIGRKLMLELFERGVFLNPMGTKLYLSMAHTEATCDEFCERFAQALSVVTRDGATATALA